In one Litoribacterium kuwaitense genomic region, the following are encoded:
- the sufU gene encoding Fe-S cluster assembly sulfur transfer protein SufU, translating into MSFPNLDSLYRQVIMDHYKNPRNKGTLEDGTVTIHMNNPTCGDRIQLQMSIEDGKVAEAKFDGEGCSISLSSASMMTQAVKGKPVEEALKMSETFSEMVKGNNYESDLELGDIEALQGVSKFPARIKCATLAWKALEKGIHEKDDSQKD; encoded by the coding sequence ATGTCCTTTCCTAACTTAGATTCTTTGTATCGCCAAGTCATTATGGACCATTACAAAAATCCAAGGAATAAAGGCACGCTTGAAGATGGTACAGTAACGATTCATATGAACAACCCGACTTGTGGCGATCGCATTCAGCTACAAATGTCCATTGAAGACGGCAAGGTTGCAGAAGCGAAGTTCGATGGTGAAGGTTGCTCGATCTCACTGTCTTCCGCATCCATGATGACCCAAGCTGTCAAAGGAAAGCCGGTAGAGGAAGCTTTAAAAATGTCCGAAACCTTTTCTGAAATGGTTAAAGGGAACAACTACGAATCAGACCTGGAGCTTGGGGATATCGAAGCATTACAAGGGGTTTCAAAATTTCCAGCTCGCATTAAGTGTGCTACCTTGGCTTGGAAAGCTTTAGAAAAAGGTATTCATGAAAAAGATGATAGCCAAAAAGACTGA
- a CDS encoding FMN-dependent NADH-azoreductase, with product MQTLLINAHPGFSNPEGYSAKMQRMFLDLFKEQFKNKQPTILNLYDTHIPRIENGQLLTVWEKQQAGMTLTDDEKTIAATSEALLKQFKAHHRIVIVSPLHNFNITSRMKDYMDNILIARETFKYTEDGSIGLMTDDYHVLLLQASGSVYTNDDRYTPLEFSHYYLKEMFQEIMGFNKFYIVRAQGTDILQRDDILVTAHKEMTKVFDLFYSLNG from the coding sequence ATGCAAACCTTATTGATCAACGCACACCCAGGGTTTTCAAATCCAGAAGGTTATTCAGCAAAAATGCAAAGGATGTTTTTAGATCTTTTTAAAGAACAATTCAAAAATAAGCAACCAACCATTTTAAACCTCTACGACACTCACATTCCTCGGATTGAAAATGGCCAATTACTGACTGTTTGGGAAAAGCAACAAGCCGGTATGACTTTAACTGATGACGAAAAAACGATTGCTGCAACATCAGAGGCATTATTAAAACAATTTAAAGCCCATCATCGCATTGTTATTGTTTCGCCCCTGCATAACTTCAATATTACGTCTCGTATGAAAGATTATATGGATAATATCCTAATCGCTAGAGAAACGTTTAAATACACTGAAGATGGTTCTATAGGTCTTATGACAGACGATTATCATGTTCTTTTACTACAAGCAAGTGGATCCGTTTACACGAATGATGACAGATATACCCCACTTGAATTTTCACATTATTATTTAAAAGAAATGTTTCAAGAAATCATGGGTTTCAATAAATTTTACATTGTTCGCGCTCAAGGAACTGATATTTTACAACGTGATGATATTCTGGTCACTGCACACAAGGAAATGACAAAAGTATTTGATCTGTTTTATTCATTAAATGGCTAA
- the sufB gene encoding Fe-S cluster assembly protein SufB — protein MAKKMPEIGDYKYGFHDKDVSIFRSERGLTKEIVEEISKMKEEPQWMLDFRLKSLEQFYKKPMPQWGGDLNELNFDEITYYVKPSERSERSWDEVPEEIKRTFDKLGIPEAEQKYLAGVSAQYESEVVYHNMQEDLEDMGIIFKDTDSALKENEELFREYFGTVIPPSDNKFSALNSAVWSGGSFIYVPKGVKCDTPLQAYFRINSENMGQFERTLIIADEDSSVHYVEGCTAPVYTTNSLHSAVVEIIVKKNAYCRYTTIQNWANNVYNLVTKRTVVDENGTMEWIDGNIGSKLTMKYPACILRGEGARGLTLSIAIAGKGQHQDAGAKMTHIAPNTSSTIVSKSISKHGGKVTYRGIVHFGRKAEGARSNIECDTLIMDNESTSDTIPYNEIMNENISLEHEAKVSKVSEEQLFYLMSRGISEQEATEMIVMGFIEPFTRELPMEYAVEMNRLIKFEMEGSIG, from the coding sequence ATGGCAAAAAAGATGCCAGAAATTGGCGATTACAAATATGGGTTTCACGATAAAGACGTTTCCATTTTCCGTTCAGAGCGCGGGTTAACGAAAGAGATTGTCGAAGAAATTTCCAAGATGAAAGAAGAGCCGCAGTGGATGCTCGACTTTCGCCTGAAGTCTCTTGAGCAATTTTATAAAAAGCCAATGCCACAATGGGGCGGCGACTTAAATGAATTAAACTTTGACGAAATTACCTATTACGTTAAACCGTCTGAGCGGTCAGAACGTTCATGGGATGAGGTACCTGAAGAAATCAAACGTACGTTTGATAAACTTGGAATTCCTGAAGCAGAGCAAAAATATCTAGCCGGTGTTTCTGCCCAATACGAATCAGAAGTTGTTTATCATAACATGCAAGAGGATCTTGAAGATATGGGAATCATCTTTAAAGATACCGATTCGGCATTAAAGGAAAACGAGGAGTTGTTCCGCGAATATTTCGGTACAGTCATTCCTCCTTCTGATAACAAATTCTCAGCCTTAAACTCAGCAGTTTGGTCAGGTGGCTCCTTTATCTACGTACCAAAAGGCGTTAAATGTGATACACCACTGCAAGCCTATTTCCGCATTAACTCGGAAAATATGGGACAGTTTGAGCGCACACTCATCATTGCTGATGAAGATTCCTCCGTTCATTACGTCGAAGGCTGTACCGCACCAGTGTATACGACGAACTCGCTGCACTCAGCTGTCGTTGAGATTATCGTTAAGAAAAATGCCTACTGCCGTTACACAACCATTCAAAACTGGGCGAACAACGTCTACAACCTCGTAACGAAACGTACCGTAGTTGATGAAAACGGCACGATGGAATGGATTGACGGCAACATCGGCTCTAAGCTTACGATGAAATATCCAGCCTGTATCCTCAGAGGCGAAGGCGCACGTGGATTAACACTTTCCATCGCCATTGCAGGAAAAGGGCAGCACCAGGATGCCGGTGCAAAGATGACGCACATCGCACCAAACACATCATCCACAATCGTATCAAAATCGATTTCTAAACACGGCGGAAAAGTAACGTACCGCGGTATCGTCCATTTCGGACGCAAAGCCGAAGGCGCACGTTCAAACATCGAATGTGATACACTCATCATGGATAATGAGTCCACATCCGACACGATTCCGTACAACGAAATCATGAACGAAAACATCTCACTTGAGCACGAAGCGAAAGTCTCTAAAGTTTCCGAGGAGCAATTGTTCTACTTGATGAGCCGCGGCATTTCCGAGCAAGAAGCAACCGAAATGATCGTCATGGGCTTCATCGAGCCATTCACGCGCGAACTCCCAATGGAATACGCCGTTGAAATGAACCGCTTGATCAAGTTCGAGATGGAAGGTAGTATTGGGTAA
- the sufD gene encoding Fe-S cluster assembly protein SufD translates to MAVETNMISYNEKAVRTFSEQRGEPAWFQELRLEALANLNVLPMPKPDKTSLTRWNFTDFNFDLHNEASSAELPEELKSLVESKTSGKNVLVLKDQQQVHASLSPELKDKGVIFTDLQTALKEHGELVKPHYMTEAVKADEHRLTAMHTAFVNGGAFLYVPKNVVIEEPLQAVFYNEQEGAALMNHVLIVAEENASVTYIESNMSSGEKPSVANIVTEVIAKQNSQITFGAVDQLANSMTSYVNRRGVAHRDAKIQWALGQMNEGNTVSENLTLLMGDSSYADTKSVSVGKGEQIQNFSTNITHFGKHSEGYILQHGVMKDSASSIFNGIGKIEHGASKSNAEQTSRVLMLNERARGDANPILLIDEDDVTAGHAASVGRVDPIQLFYLMSRGISKAEAERLIIRGFLAPVLSVLPIETVKEQLAEVIERKLS, encoded by the coding sequence TTGGCAGTAGAAACAAATATGATTTCGTATAATGAAAAAGCGGTACGGACCTTTTCTGAACAACGCGGAGAGCCAGCATGGTTTCAAGAGCTTCGTTTAGAAGCCTTAGCAAATCTAAATGTGCTTCCGATGCCGAAACCAGATAAAACAAGCCTGACACGGTGGAATTTTACTGATTTCAATTTTGACTTACACAATGAGGCATCTTCTGCAGAGCTTCCAGAGGAGCTCAAGAGCCTTGTTGAGTCAAAAACTTCAGGCAAAAATGTATTGGTGTTAAAGGATCAGCAACAGGTACATGCAAGCCTTTCGCCTGAATTGAAGGACAAGGGCGTTATCTTTACTGACCTGCAAACGGCGTTAAAAGAACATGGAGAACTTGTAAAGCCTCATTATATGACTGAAGCCGTGAAGGCGGATGAACATCGTCTTACCGCGATGCATACAGCTTTTGTCAATGGTGGAGCCTTTCTATATGTCCCTAAGAATGTCGTCATTGAAGAACCGTTGCAAGCTGTGTTTTACAATGAGCAAGAAGGCGCAGCTTTAATGAATCACGTATTAATCGTTGCCGAAGAGAATGCTTCTGTCACGTATATTGAAAGCAATATGTCTTCTGGCGAAAAGCCGTCAGTCGCTAATATTGTGACTGAAGTCATTGCGAAGCAAAACAGCCAAATAACTTTCGGTGCGGTTGATCAGCTTGCAAACAGCATGACCTCATATGTGAACCGAAGAGGTGTTGCTCACCGGGATGCGAAAATCCAGTGGGCGCTTGGTCAGATGAACGAAGGGAATACCGTATCTGAAAACTTAACGCTTTTAATGGGCGATTCTTCTTACGCTGATACGAAGTCTGTTTCTGTCGGCAAAGGGGAACAAATTCAAAACTTCTCGACGAACATCACTCATTTCGGTAAGCATTCTGAAGGGTATATTCTTCAGCATGGGGTGATGAAGGATAGTGCTAGTTCGATCTTCAACGGTATTGGCAAGATTGAGCACGGTGCGTCTAAATCAAATGCCGAGCAAACGTCACGCGTTCTTATGCTAAACGAACGTGCGCGTGGAGACGCAAACCCGATTCTCCTCATTGATGAGGATGACGTAACTGCTGGTCACGCAGCTTCCGTTGGGCGCGTTGATCCAATTCAACTGTTTTATCTCATGAGCCGAGGAATCTCAAAAGCAGAAGCTGAGCGCCTGATCATTCGTGGCTTCTTAGCCCCTGTATTGTCAGTTTTGCCGATTGAAACTGTGAAGGAGCAGCTTGCTGAGGTTATCGAGAGGAAGCTTTCGTAA
- a CDS encoding MetQ/NlpA family ABC transporter substrate-binding protein: MKKGFGLLLVSFLLLLMAACGGANGGAGSSSNNESDEKTNTSNEEASSEENVTLKVGASVTPHAEILEEAKPLLEEQGITLEIETFTDYVLPNQSLDMGELDANYFQHIPYLENQMKEFEYDFVNAGGIHIEPIGIYSQRHESLEDIPEGGVIIMSNSVSDHGRMLTLLESEGLITLAEGVEKSAATLDDIADNPKNFTFETDINPELVPKAYENDEADAFLINTNFAIDAGLNPQNDAITIEGSESPYVNIIAVRSEDEGNENIQKLVEALRSEEMQTYINEEYEGALVPVSE, translated from the coding sequence ATGAAAAAGGGTTTTGGACTACTATTGGTAAGTTTTCTTTTACTGTTAATGGCTGCTTGTGGAGGAGCAAACGGTGGGGCAGGCTCAAGCTCAAATAACGAAAGCGACGAAAAGACGAATACGAGTAATGAAGAGGCTTCATCCGAAGAGAACGTCACTCTTAAAGTGGGCGCTTCCGTTACCCCTCATGCAGAAATTTTAGAAGAAGCTAAACCATTGCTTGAAGAGCAAGGGATCACACTTGAAATTGAAACATTCACGGATTATGTATTACCAAATCAGAGCCTAGATATGGGTGAATTGGACGCGAACTACTTTCAGCATATTCCATATTTAGAAAACCAAATGAAAGAGTTTGAATACGATTTTGTGAATGCAGGCGGCATTCATATTGAACCGATCGGTATCTATTCTCAGCGCCATGAATCACTTGAGGATATTCCTGAAGGCGGCGTCATCATTATGAGTAACAGTGTCAGTGACCATGGACGCATGCTTACTCTTCTAGAAAGTGAAGGTCTGATCACTTTAGCTGAAGGTGTTGAAAAGTCAGCAGCAACACTTGATGATATTGCGGACAATCCGAAAAACTTTACATTTGAAACAGATATCAACCCAGAGCTTGTACCAAAGGCTTACGAAAATGATGAAGCAGATGCGTTTCTTATTAACACAAACTTCGCTATTGACGCAGGTCTAAATCCACAAAATGACGCAATTACAATCGAAGGTTCAGAGTCTCCTTACGTAAACATTATTGCTGTGCGTAGTGAAGACGAAGGCAATGAAAACATTCAAAAGCTCGTTGAAGCTCTTCGCTCTGAAGAAATGCAAACGTATATTAATGAAGAGTATGAAGGGGCGCTCGTACCTGTAAGCGAGTAA
- a CDS encoding cysteine desulfurase, with protein sequence MNVETIKKQFPILDQEVNGQPLVYLDSAATSQKPKQVIEAIDNYYQTVNSNVHRGVHTLGTYATDAYEGAREKVRNFIGASSTEEIIFTRGTTTALNIVAASYGGANLSTGDEIVLTPMEHHSNLIPWQQVAKKTGAVLKYIPLQPDGTIDVQDVENTVSERTKIVSVVHVSNVLGTINPVKEIAAIAHRNGAVMVVDGAQSTPHMSVDVQELDCDFFAFSGHKMCAPTGIGALYGKKSLLETMEPVEFGGEMIDFVDLYESTWKELPWKFEGGTPIIAGAVGLGAAISYLEEIGMENILAHEHELATYAMEKMQAFEGLTVYGPKKDRAGVVTFNIDGVHPHDVATILDMQGIAVRAGHHCAQPLMKWLNVSSTARASFYLYNTTNDVDRLIDGLRQAKEYFSDVLS encoded by the coding sequence ATGAACGTTGAAACGATAAAGAAGCAATTCCCAATCCTCGATCAGGAAGTGAATGGTCAGCCGCTCGTTTATTTAGACAGCGCCGCAACGTCACAGAAGCCGAAGCAAGTGATTGAGGCGATCGATAACTACTATCAAACGGTGAACTCTAACGTTCACCGTGGTGTTCACACACTTGGTACGTATGCGACTGATGCGTATGAAGGTGCGCGCGAAAAAGTGAGAAACTTCATCGGAGCTTCATCGACTGAAGAAATCATTTTTACTCGAGGAACGACAACAGCCTTAAATATTGTCGCTGCTAGCTATGGGGGGGCTAATCTCTCCACTGGAGATGAAATTGTCTTAACCCCTATGGAACACCATAGTAACTTGATTCCTTGGCAGCAGGTGGCTAAAAAGACGGGCGCTGTTCTAAAATATATTCCGCTCCAACCCGATGGAACGATTGATGTGCAAGATGTAGAAAATACAGTCAGTGAGCGTACGAAAATCGTTTCTGTTGTCCATGTGTCAAATGTTCTTGGCACGATCAATCCTGTGAAAGAGATTGCTGCCATCGCCCACCGCAACGGCGCGGTCATGGTCGTCGACGGTGCGCAAAGCACACCACACATGTCTGTTGACGTCCAAGAGCTTGATTGTGACTTCTTTGCCTTTTCGGGGCATAAAATGTGCGCCCCTACAGGGATTGGTGCCCTTTACGGAAAGAAGTCGTTGCTCGAGACAATGGAGCCTGTAGAGTTCGGTGGCGAAATGATTGACTTTGTTGATTTGTATGAATCTACATGGAAAGAGCTGCCTTGGAAATTTGAGGGTGGTACACCGATCATTGCTGGTGCTGTCGGGCTAGGCGCCGCAATTAGTTATTTAGAAGAGATTGGCATGGAGAACATTCTTGCTCATGAGCATGAGCTCGCGACATATGCAATGGAAAAAATGCAAGCGTTCGAAGGCTTAACAGTTTACGGTCCCAAGAAAGATCGTGCCGGCGTGGTGACGTTTAACATTGACGGCGTCCATCCGCATGATGTTGCGACGATCCTTGATATGCAAGGAATCGCAGTGCGTGCCGGACATCATTGTGCACAGCCACTTATGAAATGGCTGAATGTCTCGTCAACAGCACGGGCAAGCTTTTATTTATACAACACTACTAATGACGTCGATCGTCTTATTGACGGCTTGCGTCAAGCGAAGGAGTATTTTAGCGATGTCCTTTCCTAA
- a CDS encoding carboxymuconolactone decarboxylase family protein: protein MQDYKTGIGWMSQQHPQLAKQYNAFTEECFREGELSQKEKQLMALSIALATQDEYCIIYHTKGCLDHDASEQEILEAVGVSAAFAGAAAMSQGVTLVQECLTDLSKPNITQ from the coding sequence CTGCAAGATTATAAAACGGGCATTGGCTGGATGAGTCAACAGCACCCTCAGCTTGCGAAGCAGTACAATGCTTTTACTGAGGAATGCTTTCGCGAAGGAGAGTTAAGTCAAAAAGAGAAACAGTTAATGGCACTTAGCATTGCGTTAGCAACTCAAGATGAATATTGTATTATTTATCACACAAAAGGCTGTCTTGACCACGATGCTTCAGAGCAGGAAATTTTAGAAGCTGTTGGCGTATCGGCCGCTTTTGCTGGGGCAGCCGCCATGAGTCAGGGAGTAACACTCGTACAAGAATGCTTGACTGATTTGTCAAAGCCTAACATAACGCAGTAA
- a CDS encoding methionine ABC transporter permease, with protein sequence MINQWFPNMDWDKWLEATYETVYMLVIGITLTFIFGLLLGLLLFLSSKNQMWENKVVNTFISAFVNIFRSIPFIILIILLIPFTVFILGTMLGKDAALPALVIGAAPFYARLVEIAFREVNRGVVEAAQSMGAGPWRIVFRVYFPEAMPALISGITVTAIALIGYIAMAGAIGAGGLGSLAYMYGYQRGDNDVTMVATVTILVIVFIIQGIGDLLTKRIDKR encoded by the coding sequence TTGATCAATCAATGGTTTCCGAACATGGATTGGGATAAGTGGCTGGAAGCAACGTATGAAACAGTTTATATGCTCGTTATCGGTATTACGTTAACGTTTATTTTCGGTCTGTTGCTTGGCTTGCTATTATTCCTCTCCTCAAAAAATCAAATGTGGGAAAATAAAGTTGTCAATACGTTTATTAGTGCATTTGTTAATATTTTTAGATCAATTCCTTTTATTATTTTAATTATATTACTTATTCCTTTTACAGTCTTTATCTTAGGAACGATGTTAGGTAAAGATGCTGCTTTGCCCGCACTCGTTATTGGAGCGGCACCGTTTTATGCCCGTCTCGTCGAAATTGCTTTTCGCGAAGTGAACCGCGGAGTTGTAGAGGCAGCGCAATCGATGGGAGCCGGACCTTGGCGCATCGTATTCCGAGTTTATTTTCCTGAGGCGATGCCGGCCTTAATTTCCGGCATTACTGTGACAGCGATCGCGTTAATAGGCTATATTGCAATGGCTGGTGCGATTGGTGCCGGAGGACTTGGTAGCTTAGCGTATATGTATGGATATCAACGTGGTGACAACGACGTAACGATGGTCGCGACAGTTACAATTCTTGTGATTGTCTTTATTATTCAAGGTATTGGTGATTTACTTACAAAGAGAATTGATAAACGATAG
- the sufC gene encoding Fe-S cluster assembly ATPase SufC — protein MSFELKMKDLHVEIEGKEILKGVDLEIKSGEIHAIMGPNGTGKSTLASAVMGHPKYEVTKGSITLNGEDVLEMEVDERAKAGLFLAMQYPSEISGVTTSDFLRTSINAHRGEGNEIQLMPFIKQMDETLDFLEIDKNMAQRYLNEGFSGGEKKRNEILQLMMLKPGIALLDEIDSGLDIDALKVVSNGINKMRGEDFGCLIITHYQRLLNYIEPDFVHIMMQGRIVKSGGKELAHQLEESGYDWIKEELGIEDVTVGKEA, from the coding sequence ATGTCTTTTGAATTAAAAATGAAAGATCTTCATGTAGAGATTGAAGGTAAAGAGATCCTTAAAGGGGTCGATCTTGAAATAAAATCAGGAGAAATTCATGCAATTATGGGACCGAACGGAACAGGAAAATCAACACTCGCTTCTGCCGTGATGGGTCATCCAAAATATGAAGTAACAAAAGGCAGCATTACGCTTAATGGTGAAGACGTGCTGGAAATGGAAGTCGATGAAAGAGCGAAGGCCGGCTTATTTTTAGCGATGCAATATCCAAGTGAAATTAGCGGTGTAACTACGTCGGACTTCTTGCGCACAAGCATCAACGCGCACAGAGGAGAAGGTAATGAAATTCAGTTAATGCCATTTATTAAACAAATGGATGAAACACTGGATTTTTTAGAAATTGATAAAAACATGGCTCAACGTTACTTGAATGAAGGCTTTTCAGGCGGGGAGAAAAAACGAAATGAAATTCTTCAGCTCATGATGTTGAAGCCTGGAATTGCCCTTTTGGACGAAATTGATTCTGGTTTGGACATTGATGCATTAAAGGTTGTTTCCAACGGGATCAACAAAATGCGCGGTGAAGATTTCGGTTGTTTAATCATTACTCACTATCAGCGTCTATTGAATTACATTGAGCCTGATTTTGTTCATATTATGATGCAAGGCCGCATTGTGAAATCCGGTGGTAAAGAGCTTGCTCATCAGCTTGAAGAGAGCGGATATGATTGGATTAAGGAAGAGCTAGGTATTGAAGATGTAACGGTAGGAAAAGAAGCATAA